Part of the Phycisphaerae bacterium genome is shown below.
GCCGTCCGTAAACGCATACACCGGAATCTTCTTCTCATCCGCCAGCCGGCGAATAAACCGACGGCATGCCCGCGACGGAACCCCGCCCATGCTGATCAGAATGCAGTCCTGTTCCTCAAAAAAACCCTCCTCCACCAGCCGGTCGAACATGCCCGCCGTCTCGATCGCCAGAACAAACCTCGCCTTCGTCCGAAACTCCAACTGCTCCACGCTCGACGGCACCGTATACGCCCCCGACCCGAACTTCGTGCAGTCGATCTCGATCCGCTTCCCGCTCCCCCGCTGACGATCCACCACCACCAACTGACCCGCCACCGCACCCCCGTGCTCCTCCGGCTTGAACCGCATGATCTCCCGATTCACGTCCAGCATCGCCTCGATGTCGTCCATCACCGTGTCCGACTCCGGCTGCTCCGTGAACATCGCCTCCCCCCAGTTCTTGCTCTGGTAGTACGCCTCCCGCTTCGTCGCGTGACGGTCCGTCTCCACCAGCTCCTTCGAAAGCGACATCATCCGAAGCGTCTGAGCAAACGTCTTGACCGTGTTCACCGTCAGCGTCCGAACCTTGTTCTTGTTCTGAATCTGAAGATACCCCTCCCGAGACGAATACTTCACGTTGTTCAACGCCCGTATCGGCAGCTTCAT
Proteins encoded:
- a CDS encoding DNA topoisomerase IV subunit A — its product is MALDIIKRIKDTAEDVYQKVGKRQKPTMKLPIRALNNVKYSSREGYLQIQNKNKVRTLTVNTVKTFAQTLRMMSLSKELVETDRHATKREAYYQSKNWGEAMFTEQPESDTVMDDIEAMLDVNREIMRFKPEEHGGAVAGQLVVVDRQRGSGKRIEIDCTKFGSGAYTVPSSVEQLEFRTKARFVLAIETAGMFDRLVEEGFFEEQDCILISMGGVPSRACRRFIRRLADEKKIPVYAFTDGDPYGYMNIYRTLKVGSGNAAHLNRFFCVPQASYLGVTPQDVVEYNLPTHELKEQDIKRAQDALKNDPFVHHHKPWQKALEQMLKMRMRVEQQAFAKYGLDFVVRDYLPKKLKNPKGFLP